Proteins from a genomic interval of Kitasatospora kifunensis:
- the qcrA gene encoding cytochrome bc1 complex Rieske iron-sulfur subunit gives MSDDKLPVAHDAAEGHGEAAVAENPFADPGLPPHEPRRTDIDERAAKRAERQVSLLFLVSMLATVGFIASYVSIDSDKIVYIFPLGHISALNFALGMTLGVALFCIGAGAVHWARTLMSDVELPAERHAIEADDETRADVIQQFKTGAAESGFGRRKMIRNTMIGSMALVPLSGVMLLRDLGPLPEKKLDRTDWNEATSDAPIRLVNMNTNEPMKPEDIVVGSLTFAKPGPSASRPAGLQESDEDFQEAIAKDALMLIRIQPNDIKDADSRDLGFEGVLAYSKICTHVGCPISLYEQQTHHALCPCHQSTFDLSDGARVIFGPAGHPLPQLKITTDASGYLVATGGFKHPVGPSFWERSE, from the coding sequence ATGTCAGACGACAAGCTGCCGGTGGCGCACGACGCCGCCGAAGGGCACGGCGAGGCAGCCGTAGCCGAAAACCCGTTCGCGGACCCGGGGCTGCCGCCCCACGAGCCGCGCCGGACCGACATCGACGAGCGGGCCGCCAAGCGGGCCGAGCGTCAGGTGTCGCTGCTCTTCCTCGTCTCGATGCTGGCCACTGTCGGCTTCATCGCGAGCTACGTCAGCATCGATTCCGACAAGATCGTCTACATCTTCCCGCTGGGTCACATCAGCGCGCTGAACTTCGCGCTCGGTATGACCCTGGGTGTGGCGCTCTTCTGCATCGGCGCGGGCGCGGTCCACTGGGCCCGCACCCTGATGTCGGACGTCGAGCTGCCGGCCGAGCGCCACGCGATCGAGGCCGACGACGAGACCCGCGCAGACGTCATCCAGCAGTTCAAGACCGGCGCCGCCGAGTCCGGCTTCGGCCGCCGCAAGATGATCCGCAACACCATGATCGGCTCGATGGCCCTGGTGCCGCTCTCCGGCGTGATGCTGCTGCGCGACCTCGGCCCGCTGCCCGAGAAGAAGCTGGACCGCACCGACTGGAACGAGGCGACCTCCGACGCCCCGATCCGGCTGGTCAACATGAACACCAACGAGCCGATGAAGCCCGAGGACATCGTGGTCGGCTCGCTGACGTTCGCCAAGCCCGGCCCCTCGGCGTCCCGCCCAGCCGGCCTGCAGGAGTCCGACGAGGACTTCCAGGAGGCCATCGCCAAGGACGCCCTGATGCTGATCCGCATCCAGCCCAACGACATCAAGGACGCCGACTCGCGCGACCTCGGTTTCGAGGGCGTGCTCGCCTACTCCAAGATCTGCACCCACGTCGGTTGCCCGATCTCGCTGTACGAGCAGCAGACCCACCACGCGCTCTGCCCCTGCCACCAGTCGACCTTCGACCTGTCAGACGGCGCCCGCGTCATCTTCGGCCCGGCCGGGCACCCCCTGCCGCAGCTGAAGATCACCACCGATGCCTCGGGCTACCTGGTAGCCACCGGCGGCTTCAAGCACCCCGTCGGTCCGAGCTTCTGGGAGCGCAGCGAATGA
- the qcrC gene encoding cytochrome bc1 complex diheme cytochrome c subunit, translating into MKKLSARRRHPLAALVVLLFALAATGGLYAAFAPAENAQADSSAQSLAIDEGKRLFAVGCSSCHGLNGEGSSTGPSLVGVGSAAVDFQVGTGRMPAQQPGAQIPKKKNIYSQSDIDAMAAFVASLGPGPVTPTKDQYTSTETDAISKGGELFRTNCSQCHNFAGAGGALTQGKFAPSLENVDPKHIYEAMQTGPQNMPSFPDTTMPEKQKQEIVAFVRYQANEAPNPGGLSLGSLGPVTEGLFGWIFGLGALIAIAIWVAAHTTKAKKS; encoded by the coding sequence GTGAAAAAGCTCTCCGCACGACGGCGCCACCCATTGGCGGCGCTGGTCGTCCTACTCTTCGCCCTCGCGGCCACCGGGGGGCTGTACGCCGCGTTCGCGCCCGCCGAGAATGCGCAGGCCGACAGCTCCGCGCAGTCGCTCGCGATCGATGAGGGCAAGCGGCTCTTCGCCGTGGGTTGCTCCTCGTGCCACGGCCTCAACGGCGAGGGCAGCAGCACCGGCCCGAGCCTGGTGGGCGTGGGTTCCGCCGCCGTCGACTTCCAGGTCGGCACCGGTCGGATGCCCGCCCAGCAGCCGGGCGCGCAGATCCCGAAGAAGAAGAACATCTACAGCCAGAGCGACATCGACGCGATGGCCGCCTTCGTCGCCTCGCTGGGCCCCGGCCCGGTGACACCGACCAAGGACCAGTACACCTCGACCGAGACGGACGCCATCTCCAAGGGTGGCGAGCTGTTCCGGACGAACTGCTCGCAGTGCCACAACTTCGCCGGAGCGGGTGGCGCCCTGACGCAGGGCAAGTTCGCGCCCTCGTTGGAGAACGTCGACCCGAAGCACATCTACGAGGCCATGCAGACCGGCCCGCAGAACATGCCCTCCTTCCCCGACACCACCATGCCGGAGAAGCAGAAGCAGGAGATCGTGGCCTTCGTCCGCTACCAGGCGAACGAGGCGCCCAACCCCGGTGGTCTCTCGCTCGGCAGCCTCGGTCCGGTGACTGAGGGTCTGTTCGGCTGGATCTTCGGTCTCGGTGCCCTGATCGCGATCGCGATCTGGGTCGCCGCTCACACCACCAAGGCCAAGAAGTCATGA
- the trpD gene encoding anthranilate phosphoribosyltransferase, with amino-acid sequence MVNVNPANGGQDPAQVVRTWPDLLNALLTGQDLARADAAWAMDRIMSGEASPAQVAGFVVALRAKGETVAEVCGLVEAMYAHAQPLHIPGPAVDIVGTGGDRAKTVNISTMSAIVAAAAGAKVVKHGNRAASSASGSSDVLERLGIRLDLSARRVAEVAEEVGLTFCFAAKFHPAMRHAAPARRDLGVATAFNILGPLTNPAHVSAHAVGCFDTRLAGLIAGVLADRGSTALVFRGDDGLDELTVCATSRVWVVRGGRVTETVLDPRELGIELVGIEELRGADAEYNAGVARRVLAGERGPVRDAVVLNSAAALVALDLTEAPLVEQLAAAMRRTTAAIDSGAAQDTLKRWAEATAR; translated from the coding sequence ATGGTGAATGTGAACCCTGCGAACGGCGGTCAGGACCCCGCGCAGGTGGTCCGCACCTGGCCGGACCTGCTGAACGCGCTGTTGACCGGCCAGGACCTGGCCCGGGCGGACGCGGCCTGGGCGATGGACCGGATCATGAGCGGCGAGGCCAGTCCCGCCCAGGTGGCCGGGTTCGTGGTGGCGCTGCGGGCCAAGGGCGAGACGGTGGCCGAGGTCTGCGGGCTGGTCGAGGCGATGTACGCGCACGCCCAGCCGCTGCACATCCCCGGCCCCGCGGTGGACATCGTCGGCACCGGCGGCGACCGGGCCAAGACCGTCAACATCTCCACCATGTCGGCCATCGTCGCGGCGGCGGCCGGGGCCAAGGTGGTCAAGCACGGCAACCGGGCGGCGTCCTCGGCCAGCGGCTCCTCCGACGTGCTGGAGCGGCTCGGGATCCGGTTGGACCTGAGCGCCCGGCGGGTGGCCGAGGTGGCCGAGGAGGTCGGCCTGACCTTCTGCTTCGCGGCCAAGTTCCACCCGGCGATGCGGCACGCGGCCCCGGCCCGCCGTGACCTCGGGGTGGCCACCGCCTTCAACATCCTGGGGCCGCTGACCAACCCCGCCCACGTCAGCGCGCACGCGGTCGGCTGCTTCGACACCCGGCTGGCGGGCCTGATCGCCGGGGTACTGGCCGACCGCGGCTCCACCGCGTTGGTGTTCCGCGGTGACGACGGGCTGGACGAGCTGACCGTCTGCGCCACCTCGCGGGTCTGGGTGGTGCGCGGGGGCCGGGTCACCGAGACCGTGCTCGACCCGCGCGAGTTGGGCATCGAGTTGGTCGGGATCGAGGAGCTGCGCGGCGCGGACGCCGAGTACAACGCCGGGGTGGCCCGTCGGGTGCTGGCCGGTGAGCGCGGGCCGGTGCGTGACGCCGTGGTGCTCAACTCGGCGGCCGCGCTGGTCGCCCTGGACCTGACCGAGGCACCGTTGGTCGAGCAACTTGCCGCCGCGATGCGGCGCACCACCGCCGCGATCGACTCCGGCGCCGCGCAGGACACCCTCAAGCGCTGGGCGGAGGCCACCGCGCGCTGA
- a CDS encoding Lrp/AsnC family transcriptional regulator yields MITAIVLIKTSVDRIPEIAEAIAAIDGVSEVYSVTGGYDLVAMVRVRRHDDLADVIPGHLNKVPGVAHTETQIAFRTYSQHDLEAAFALGLDG; encoded by the coding sequence GTGATCACCGCCATCGTGCTCATCAAGACCAGCGTCGACCGGATCCCCGAGATCGCCGAGGCGATCGCCGCGATCGACGGAGTGAGCGAGGTCTACTCGGTGACCGGTGGCTACGACCTGGTCGCCATGGTGCGGGTGCGCCGCCACGACGACCTGGCCGACGTGATCCCCGGACACCTCAACAAGGTGCCCGGGGTCGCGCACACCGAGACCCAGATCGCCTTCCGCACCTACTCGCAGCACGACTTGGAGGCCGCCTTCGCGCTCGGCCTGGACGGCTGA
- the qcrB gene encoding cytochrome bc1 complex cytochrome b subunit, whose amino-acid sequence MSSASTSAKQAAPASTRDKPANKAEAAADWVDGRLGIYSLAKANLRKIFPDHWSFMLGEICLYTFIIIILTGVYLTLFFKPSMGEVIYNGSYAPLNGIRVSEAYASTLDISFEVRGGLLIRQIHHWAAIVFVAAMFVHMMRVFFTGAFRKPREINWLFGFLLLFLGFFDGFLGYSLPDDLLSGTGIRFMEGAILAVPLVGTYISFFLFGGEFPGTDIVPRFFTIHVLLIPGIMLGLLVAHLILVFYHKHTQWAGPGKTEKNVVGMPLMPVYMAKAGGFFFLVFGIIAAMSAIASVNPVWAYGPYRPDQVSTDAQPDWYMGFAEGLIRVMPGWEIRAWGHTLNLGVFIPLMLFPLVLAAIAVYPFIEGWITGDKREHHILDRPRNAPVRTALGAAWISLYLVLLSGGGNDLIATHFHLSLNDITYFVRIGSFVVPVVVFFITKRWCLGLQRRDKEKVLHGRETGVIKRLPHGEFVEVHAQLPQDKLHTLTSHEQYEPVELPAEVDENGVARKVGVLTKTRAKLSEGYFGDGNQIPKPTAEEHKEITSGHGHH is encoded by the coding sequence ATGAGTTCCGCGTCCACAAGCGCAAAGCAGGCCGCTCCGGCCAGCACGCGCGACAAGCCTGCCAACAAGGCGGAAGCCGCAGCCGACTGGGTGGACGGCCGGCTGGGGATCTACTCCCTGGCCAAGGCCAACCTGCGGAAGATCTTCCCGGACCACTGGTCCTTCATGCTCGGTGAGATCTGCCTCTACACCTTCATCATCATCATCCTGACGGGCGTCTACCTGACGCTCTTCTTCAAGCCCAGCATGGGCGAGGTCATCTACAACGGGTCCTACGCCCCGTTGAACGGCATCCGGGTGTCGGAGGCCTACGCCTCCACGCTGGACATCAGCTTCGAGGTCCGCGGCGGTCTGCTGATCCGGCAGATCCACCACTGGGCCGCGATCGTGTTCGTCGCCGCGATGTTCGTGCACATGATGCGCGTCTTCTTCACCGGCGCGTTCCGCAAGCCCCGCGAGATCAACTGGCTCTTCGGCTTCCTGCTGCTCTTCCTGGGCTTCTTCGACGGCTTCCTCGGGTACTCGCTCCCCGACGACCTGCTCTCCGGCACCGGTATCCGGTTCATGGAGGGCGCGATCCTGGCCGTCCCGCTGGTCGGTACCTACATCTCCTTCTTCCTGTTCGGCGGGGAGTTCCCGGGGACCGACATCGTGCCGCGGTTCTTCACGATCCACGTGCTGCTGATCCCGGGCATCATGCTCGGCCTGCTGGTGGCGCACCTGATCCTGGTCTTCTACCACAAGCACACCCAGTGGGCGGGCCCGGGCAAGACCGAGAAGAACGTCGTGGGCATGCCGCTCATGCCGGTCTACATGGCCAAGGCCGGTGGCTTCTTCTTCCTGGTCTTCGGCATCATCGCGGCGATGTCCGCGATCGCCTCGGTCAACCCGGTCTGGGCCTACGGCCCCTACCGTCCTGACCAGGTCTCCACCGACGCCCAGCCCGACTGGTACATGGGCTTCGCCGAGGGTCTGATCCGTGTCATGCCGGGTTGGGAGATCCGGGCCTGGGGCCACACCCTGAACCTGGGTGTCTTCATCCCGCTGATGCTCTTCCCGCTGGTGCTGGCCGCCATCGCGGTCTACCCCTTCATCGAAGGCTGGATCACCGGTGACAAGCGCGAGCACCACATCCTGGACCGCCCGCGCAACGCCCCCGTGCGCACCGCGCTGGGCGCCGCCTGGATCAGCCTCTACCTGGTGCTGCTCTCCGGCGGTGGCAACGACCTGATCGCCACGCACTTCCACCTGTCGCTGAACGACATCACGTACTTCGTGCGGATCGGTTCGTTCGTCGTCCCGGTGGTGGTCTTCTTCATCACCAAGCGCTGGTGCCTGGGGCTGCAGCGCCGGGACAAGGAGAAGGTGCTGCACGGTCGCGAGACCGGCGTCATCAAGCGGCTGCCGCACGGTGAGTTCGTCGAGGTGCACGCCCAGCTGCCGCAGGACAAGCTGCACACGCTCACCTCGCACGAGCAGTACGAGCCGGTGGAGCTGCCGGCCGAGGTCGACGAGAACGGTGTCGCCCGCAAGGTCGGCGTGCTGACCAAGACCCGGGCCAAGCTCTCCGAGGGTTACTTCGGCGACGGCAACCAGATCCCCAAGCCGACTGCCGAGGAGCACAAGGAGATCACCAGCGGCCACGGCCACCACTGA
- a CDS encoding GntR family transcriptional regulator: MQVSIDHGVATPPYEQLRAQIAEQARNGVLPAGLRLPTVRALAEQLGLAANTVARAYRELETDGVVETHGRRGTLVAATGDTAHRLAADAAAEYAGRAQRLGVTRDEALAAVYGALDLVYGAS; encoded by the coding sequence GTGCAGGTGAGCATCGACCACGGCGTCGCCACTCCCCCCTACGAGCAGCTGCGCGCGCAGATCGCCGAGCAGGCCAGGAACGGCGTGCTGCCGGCCGGCCTGCGGCTGCCCACCGTGCGCGCGCTGGCCGAACAGCTGGGCCTGGCCGCCAACACGGTGGCCCGCGCCTACCGGGAGCTGGAGACCGACGGCGTGGTGGAGACGCACGGTCGGCGCGGCACCCTGGTGGCCGCCACCGGGGACACCGCACACCGGCTGGCCGCCGACGCGGCCGCCGAGTACGCCGGCCGCGCCCAGCGCCTGGGCGTGACGCGAGACGAGGCCCTGGCGGCCGTGTACGGCGCGCTGGACCTCGTCTACGGGGCCTCCTGA
- a CDS encoding rhomboid family intramembrane serine protease has translation MPLPRPSWAQHPDSGPAPVVTCLLIALNCLVFLVGPSGLNPHYGTSPAARACAAQRYQQRWGAIPTELLSNHPLPPSQLATVPPPVSGCPLLATPHKIPALSALSSLFVHGGWLHLLGNMLFLFVFGADVEERLGRLRFLLFYLALGVLATYGYAATGGHGTESLRPLVGASGAIAGVLGGYLRLYPRARVTALVPLLFFLPLRFPAWLVLGLWFALQWWSVHQAGPGVAYLAHVIGFSAGFLALWVVSRRAGYPDHTLPRPSPAGTTSPGALP, from the coding sequence ATGCCGCTCCCCAGGCCCAGCTGGGCCCAGCACCCCGACAGCGGGCCGGCGCCGGTGGTCACCTGCCTGCTGATCGCGCTGAACTGCCTGGTCTTCCTGGTCGGCCCCAGTGGCCTCAACCCGCACTACGGCACCAGCCCCGCCGCCCGGGCCTGCGCGGCGCAGCGCTACCAGCAGCGCTGGGGCGCGATCCCCACCGAGCTGCTGAGCAACCATCCGCTGCCCCCGAGCCAGCTGGCCACGGTGCCACCACCGGTGAGCGGCTGCCCGCTGCTCGCCACCCCGCACAAGATCCCGGCGCTCTCCGCGCTCAGCTCGCTCTTCGTCCACGGCGGGTGGCTGCACCTGCTGGGCAACATGCTCTTCCTCTTCGTCTTCGGCGCGGACGTCGAGGAGCGGCTGGGCCGACTGCGCTTCCTCCTCTTCTATCTGGCGCTCGGAGTACTGGCCACCTACGGCTACGCGGCCACCGGCGGGCACGGCACCGAGTCGCTGCGGCCGCTGGTGGGCGCCTCGGGGGCGATCGCCGGGGTGCTCGGCGGCTACCTGCGGCTGTACCCGCGCGCCCGGGTGACCGCGCTGGTCCCGCTCCTCTTCTTCCTGCCGCTGCGCTTCCCGGCCTGGCTGGTGCTCGGCCTCTGGTTCGCCCTCCAGTGGTGGTCGGTGCACCAGGCCGGCCCCGGCGTCGCCTATTTGGCCCATGTGATCGGCTTCAGCGCCGGGTTCCTGGCCCTGTGGGTGGTGAGCAGACGCGCCGGATACCCTGACCACACGCTCCCCCGACCATCGCCGGCGGGGACCACCAGCCCAGGAGCCTTGCCGTGA
- a CDS encoding NYN domain-containing protein: MSHRAVSQGVPAQGRGSAQTRIGAEDAMDAASQAAESQGPVPAGDEPAVPTADVAAERADDAAQQESAQQDSAQRESAEQESAEQEAAQHEPPSAEQLDRPLPEGVRRRVIGLAADALGGLPPTDLPATLRPYAKFTPARRAKYAGTALAAALEAEPVFRLRIADRLRLGQPDLVKALEAGQVPGAAEPLDVAAAAYLLRTSGWTRLVAEAGEQAERAGAQDAMAEAARLVEKLQEELAATRAAARADLDRQRADSEGIRKEAESLRKKVRSLESDTRRAQAESRKLQAELAAALAAAGTERGAAESESRRLKHRVAELESALESGRRSAREGRSVEDMRLRLLLDTVLQSAQGLQRELALPITALHPADLVDAVVPSSASPHDIARRGLSEDDPALLDQLLAIPQVHLVVDGYNVTKTGYPTLPLEQQRLRLLGGLAMLAQRTQAEVTCVFDGQDLDVPVIMAPPRGVRVRFSRTGQTADELIRQLVRAEPQGRPVVVVSADREVADGVRKAGARPVASVLLLNRLSRS, encoded by the coding sequence ATGAGTCACCGGGCGGTGAGTCAGGGTGTGCCGGCACAGGGCCGGGGCAGCGCGCAGACCAGGATCGGAGCCGAGGACGCGATGGACGCAGCCAGCCAGGCCGCCGAGTCGCAGGGACCCGTGCCCGCCGGCGACGAACCGGCGGTACCGACGGCGGACGTCGCTGCCGAGCGGGCGGACGATGCCGCCCAGCAGGAGTCGGCCCAGCAGGACTCGGCCCAGCGGGAGTCAGCCGAGCAGGAGTCGGCCGAGCAGGAGGCCGCCCAGCACGAGCCGCCGTCGGCTGAGCAGCTGGACCGCCCGCTGCCCGAGGGCGTGCGCCGGCGGGTGATCGGCCTGGCCGCCGACGCGCTCGGCGGTCTGCCACCCACCGACCTGCCGGCCACACTGCGCCCGTACGCGAAGTTCACCCCCGCCCGGCGGGCCAAGTACGCCGGAACCGCGCTGGCCGCCGCGCTGGAGGCCGAGCCGGTCTTCCGACTGCGGATAGCGGACCGGCTGCGGCTGGGCCAGCCCGACCTGGTCAAGGCGCTGGAAGCCGGCCAGGTGCCGGGGGCCGCCGAGCCACTGGACGTGGCAGCCGCGGCCTACCTGCTGCGCACCAGCGGCTGGACCAGGCTGGTCGCCGAAGCCGGTGAGCAGGCGGAGCGGGCCGGGGCGCAGGATGCCATGGCGGAGGCGGCCCGTCTGGTGGAGAAGCTCCAGGAGGAGCTGGCCGCCACCCGCGCTGCGGCCCGGGCCGACCTGGACCGCCAGCGGGCGGACAGCGAGGGCATCCGCAAGGAGGCGGAGTCGCTGCGCAAGAAGGTCCGCAGCCTGGAGAGCGACACCCGCAGGGCGCAGGCGGAGAGCCGCAAGCTGCAGGCCGAGCTGGCCGCCGCGCTGGCCGCCGCCGGCACCGAGCGCGGGGCGGCCGAGAGCGAGAGCCGACGGCTCAAACACCGGGTGGCCGAGCTGGAGAGCGCGCTGGAGAGCGGGCGCCGCTCGGCCCGTGAAGGACGCAGCGTGGAGGACATGCGGCTGCGGCTGCTGCTCGACACGGTGCTGCAGTCCGCGCAGGGTCTGCAACGCGAGCTCGCGTTGCCGATCACCGCGCTGCACCCGGCGGACCTGGTGGACGCGGTGGTGCCGAGCTCCGCCTCGCCGCACGACATCGCCCGGCGCGGGCTGTCCGAGGACGACCCGGCCCTGCTCGACCAGTTGCTGGCGATTCCGCAGGTCCACCTGGTGGTGGACGGTTACAACGTGACCAAGACCGGCTACCCGACGCTGCCACTGGAGCAGCAGCGGCTGCGCCTGCTGGGCGGCCTGGCGATGCTCGCCCAGCGCACCCAGGCCGAGGTGACCTGCGTCTTCGACGGGCAGGACCTGGACGTGCCGGTGATCATGGCGCCGCCGCGTGGCGTGCGGGTGCGGTTCAGCCGGACCGGGCAGACCGCCGACGAGCTGATCCGTCAGCTGGTGCGGGCCGAGCCGCAGGGCCGACCCGTGGTGGTGGTCTCGGCGGACCGCGAGGTGGCCGACGGGGTGCGCAAGGCGGGCGCGCGCCCGGTGGCCTCGGTGCTGCTGCTGAACCGTCTCTCCCGCAGCTGA
- the ctaE gene encoding aa3-type cytochrome oxidase subunit III: protein MSVVATATATETGHAHGSVNRPNMTSVGTIVWLSSELMFFAALFAMYFTARSVKGPDFWAEKAHALNVPFSSVNTTILVLSSLTCQLGVFAAERGDVKKLRSWFSLTFVMGAIFIGGQIYEYTSLVKKDGLSLSSDPYGSVFYLTTGFHGLHVTGGLIAFLLVLGRTYAAKRFTHEQATAAIVVSYYWHFVDVVWIGLFATIYLIK, encoded by the coding sequence ATGTCGGTCGTGGCGACAGCAACAGCAACAGAAACCGGGCACGCTCATGGATCGGTCAACCGACCGAACATGACCAGTGTCGGAACCATCGTCTGGCTGAGTTCCGAGCTGATGTTCTTCGCGGCCCTCTTCGCGATGTACTTCACGGCTCGTTCCGTGAAGGGACCAGACTTCTGGGCCGAGAAGGCGCATGCCCTCAACGTCCCCTTCTCCTCCGTGAACACCACGATCCTGGTGCTCTCCTCGCTCACCTGTCAGCTCGGCGTCTTCGCCGCCGAGCGCGGTGACGTCAAGAAGCTCCGCTCGTGGTTCTCGCTCACCTTCGTGATGGGCGCGATCTTCATCGGCGGCCAGATCTACGAGTACACCTCGCTGGTGAAGAAGGACGGCCTGTCGCTGTCCTCCGACCCGTACGGCTCGGTGTTCTACCTGACCACCGGCTTCCACGGGCTCCACGTGACGGGTGGTCTGATCGCCTTCCTGCTGGTGCTGGGGCGGACGTACGCCGCCAAGCGGTTCACGCATGAGCAGGCCACCGCGGCGATCGTCGTGTCGTACTACTGGCACTTCGTCGACGTGGTCTGGATCGGCCTCTTCGCGACCATCTACCTGATCAAGTAA
- a CDS encoding aminotransferase class V-fold PLP-dependent enzyme has protein sequence MSTSLDLCAPLAVLGADVQVPLVSGEKVGYAALDYAASSPALQRVWDEVAAYAPYYGSVHRGAGYLSQLSTDLFEQSRRTVADFLDLREGDQVVFTRATTDSLNLLAGALPAGTRVFAFETEHHASLLPWRQAGLPVSYLPSPRSPEEAVAALAEALAAQPSQEEGAGGHRLFCVTGASNVTGELWPVAELTRVAHQHGVRVVLDAAQLAPHHRVSVRELDVDWVAFSGHKLYAPFGAGVLAGRGDWLDAAEPYLAGGGASRTVAREVDGSVAVEWHQGPARHEAGSPNVIGAYAIAAACRALTEAGFEALQAREQYLIGRLTAGLAEIPEVRVLSLFGPQAARVGVLSFVVQGWNSSHFSAALSAEYGIGVRDGLFCAHPLVRTLVGGEEVTPSQCGAPEPSLPGERSLNAIRVSFGAGTPEEHIDRFLAAVRELVSDGARWNYRNEGGRCVADTRR, from the coding sequence ATGTCGACGTCTCTTGACCTCTGCGCCCCCCTCGCCGTACTCGGTGCCGACGTCCAGGTCCCGTTGGTCTCCGGCGAGAAGGTCGGCTACGCCGCGCTCGACTACGCCGCCAGCTCGCCCGCGCTGCAGCGGGTCTGGGACGAGGTGGCCGCCTACGCCCCGTACTACGGCAGCGTGCACCGCGGCGCCGGCTACCTCTCGCAGCTCTCCACCGACCTGTTCGAGCAGAGCCGGCGCACCGTCGCGGACTTCCTGGACCTGCGCGAGGGCGACCAGGTGGTCTTCACCCGGGCCACCACCGACTCGCTCAACCTGCTGGCGGGCGCGCTGCCGGCCGGCACCAGGGTCTTCGCCTTCGAGACCGAGCACCACGCCTCGCTGCTGCCCTGGCGTCAGGCCGGCCTGCCGGTCAGCTACCTGCCCTCCCCGCGCTCGCCCGAGGAGGCCGTCGCCGCGCTGGCAGAGGCGCTGGCCGCGCAGCCTTCGCAAGAGGAGGGGGCCGGCGGACACCGCCTGTTCTGCGTCACCGGCGCCTCCAACGTCACCGGCGAGCTTTGGCCGGTGGCCGAGCTGACCCGGGTGGCGCACCAGCACGGTGTCCGGGTGGTGCTGGACGCCGCGCAGCTGGCCCCGCACCACCGGGTCTCGGTGCGCGAGCTGGACGTCGACTGGGTCGCCTTCTCGGGGCACAAGCTCTACGCCCCGTTCGGCGCGGGCGTGCTGGCCGGGCGCGGCGACTGGCTGGACGCGGCCGAGCCCTACCTGGCCGGCGGCGGCGCCAGCCGCACGGTCGCCCGCGAGGTGGACGGCTCGGTGGCGGTCGAGTGGCACCAGGGACCGGCCCGGCACGAGGCCGGTTCGCCCAACGTGATCGGCGCCTACGCCATCGCGGCCGCCTGCCGGGCGCTGACCGAGGCGGGCTTCGAGGCGCTGCAGGCCCGCGAGCAGTACCTGATCGGTCGGCTGACGGCAGGGCTGGCCGAGATTCCCGAGGTCAGGGTGCTCAGCCTGTTCGGTCCGCAGGCCGCGCGGGTCGGCGTGCTCTCCTTCGTGGTGCAGGGCTGGAACAGTTCGCACTTCTCGGCAGCGCTGTCGGCCGAGTACGGGATCGGGGTGCGCGACGGGCTGTTCTGCGCCCACCCGTTGGTGCGCACGCTGGTGGGGGGCGAGGAGGTGACACCGTCCCAGTGCGGGGCGCCCGAGCCTTCGCTGCCCGGCGAGCGCAGCCTGAACGCGATCCGGGTGAGCTTCGGCGCCGGTACGCCCGAGGAGCACATCGACCGCTTCCTGGCCGCCGTGCGCGAGCTGGTGAGCGACGGAGCCCGCTGGAACTACCGCAACGAGGGCGGGCGCTGCGTCGCCGACACCCGGCGCTAG